The genomic region TTGCTTTATGCTTATCCCATTGCTGCTTAATTTGGGTGGGAGGAATATCATTATTACCTACATGTATTCCAAAAGCATCTACCGCTTTTGCCACCTCAAGATTATCATTGATGATAAGCGGAATTTTATATTGATCCGTTAGTTGTTTAAGCGCTTCGGCTTTTTTTATAAATACCGAAGTACTTAAATTTTTCTCGCGTAGTTGTATAATGTCTACGCCGCCCTCAATAGCCATTTTAGCAACCTGAAGCAGCGGATAATGAACACAGCTTTCTTCTGCAATAACCAGATATAATTGATAGGGAAAATCTGGATGCATTATTCGCCTATTTTAAGATGAGAACGAAATTCCTCTTCGGTAATATTATATAATTTATCGAGTAAAGTTAGTTGCAGACTTCCCGGTCCTGAGGAACTTTTAGCAGCAATTTCACCACAAACACCTATTAAGGCCATAGCCGCCACAGTGGCTTCAAATTTATTTTCTAGTATTGCGGCAAAAGCAGCGGTAAGCGCCGAAGCCGAGCAACCCATACCGGTAACTTTAGCCATAAGAGCATTACCATTTTTAAGAGAAAGCTTTTGGTCCTTACCAATAATAATGTCGGTTTCACCCGAAATACAAATTACAGCACCAAACTCTTTCTGTAAAGAAGTAGCTGCTTCTATAGCTTCATCACTTTCGGCAGTACTATCTACACCTTTGGTAGCGATATTAGTAGCTTTGGCTAAAGCCATAATTTCAGAAGCATTGGCTCTGATAATCGTAGGTTTCAATTCCAGCAATTTAGCTATGATTTCATTGCGATAGGATGTTGCTCCTGCACCAACAGGATCTAAAACCCAGGGTTTGCTCAGTTCATTAGCTTTTTTAGCAGCATTGATCATACTTGTACTCCAGTATTCATCTAAAGTTCCGATATTAACCACAAGAGCCTGACAAATGTTTACCATATCTTCAATTTCAGACTGGGCATGGGCCATTATAGGAGAAGCACCTGCTGCCAATAAGGCATTAGCGGTATTATTCATCACCACATAATTGGTGATATTGTGAATTAAAGGGACTGATGTTTTTAAGCGCTGAATATGTGGCCACAGAATATTTTCCATATTAATTTAGTTTTTTGGCTTTGGAAAAATATTCAAATAAAAAGTATAGGAGTATGCACCCACAAAACTTTTCCCTACGACGGTCTAAACCGCATCAGGTTCAAAGGGACTCTCTCAATTCTTTTCAGAATACCCCCAAAGCGATATAAAAGTAATTTAAATTTTAGGGCTGATGAAATTTTTAAGGAAATAATGCCATTACCCCTCAAATTTTATTGATTATTGTTTCTCATTGAAACATTAATTATTGTATATTTAGCAAAAATTGAATCAAAATATTAAGAATGACGGAGTATTATTTAGCTATTCTTTAGATACTGTTAAATAGTCTCTGGTATTAATTTAGACAAGTAATGACAGGTTTAAAGAATTTATGTAAGGCAGGAGTGTTTTTTATAGTACTCACTTCATTTTCAATGTTTGGACAGCGCCAGTTTGGTGGAGCGACTTTGTACACGGTAAGAGATGAAATGGCTACAGCACCAGAAGAAACGATAGATGAGGTTTCTGAAATTGGTTATTTATATATCGAAGCTGCCGGATATAGCGATGGGAAGTTCTATGGAATGACTCCTAAAGAATTTAAAAAATTACTTTCTAAATACCATACAAAACCATTAAGTAGTCATCAGGGTGGGGTGACTATGGAAAATGTGGATCAAATGATTAAAGATGTAAAAAAGGCCGGCTTCAAATATTTTGTGATCCCAGTGCCACCCATGGGTAGATTTACTTTTGATCCTGAAACCCAAACTATGGGAATGGATGATGATCTGGATTTTTTAGTAGAAACTTTTAATACCATAGGTGAGAAATGTAAAAAAGCTGGATTAGCGCTTTTGTATCATAATCATGATTTTGAGTTTAAGGAAAATGAGAACGGGATTGTACCTATAGAATACTTCCTGGAAAATACAGATCCCGAATTGGTGAATTTTCAAATGGATTTGTTTTGGGTAACCAAAGCAGGTGCAGATCCTGTGACATATTTTAAAAAGTATCCTGGGCGCTTTAAATTATGGCATGTAAAGGATATGGATGAAGAAGGCAAATTTGCTCCGGTAGGAGAGGGAACTATAGATTTTGATAGAATCCTGAAAGAAAGAAAAGCATCCGGAATGAAATATTATATCGTTGAGCAGGATATGACTTTTGACCTGAAACCGCTTGAAGCTATTAAAATTAGTCACGATAACCTTAAAGATTTCGGTTTTGATAAAGTGAAATACAAAAAATAAACTTACGAAATATAAGCTTTTAACGTCTTCCAAGTTGTAATGGAAAACCCTCTAAAGTTTTGGCTAAAGAGGGTTTTTATGTATAAATAACTTTAAAACTTAAAATGCTTTCTTAAGCAAGGCATTTTTTACAGAGATCATTTTCAAAATCAAAAAATGTATAGCATATTTTTTTAATGCCATCGTAAACTTCACAAATGGTATTTTCAACAAATTTGTTGAGGTTTTTTAATTCAGCATTTACTTCAGCATCCAATAAAGCATCGGTGAGCAATACATAAGTATTACTTGCAACCGAATTTTTTAGTAAATGATGTGCTTCAATGACTGTTTGTCCATAAAGCTTTTCGAATTTACCAATATTATATTGCGCCAGGGCGCCATAATGCGCTATTAGTTTTAAGGAAAGATCAATATTTAGCTCAAATTCTTCTTCTAAAAAATTCACTTCCTGATTAAAAACCTCTTTCATTAAACAAAACTGGTGAAGAATATCTTTCGCCGATATTCTTTTTCCATATTTGAAAAACAATACCGCGTCACCTTCAATTTCTGAAATCTGAAGGTCTAATACATTACTCTTTATAATGGCATTGAGTAATTTAGATATAACCAGTTTGCCGGTAGCGACATCTGTAGTCTCTACAAATCGACTAAAACCACTAATATCGGGTATAATAATGGTACCTTCAACTACTTTGGATTCATATATATTTTGATTGATAAGGAAGGGAAGCTGTCTGGTAGTTGTTCTATTCATAGCAATTTTTATTAGATGATTATACCAGATAATCGTAACAAGAGCGATGTATCCAAGTAGCGTAATTTTAAGTTTTAGTCTTATTTAAAACCTTTTACTTACGCTGTTTTTTAATTTCTTTTTTAAAAATATGTATATTTGGTATACAAAAGTTAGTAATAAACTAAATGTAAGTGATATACAATTTGTTAGTCTTACAAGGATGAAAGAATTATTAGAAAAAAAAGCTTGTGAAAGTAAATTAGGGGCTATCGATGATGCGCTGTACGCCATAGGTGGAAAGTGGAAGCTTAAAATAATCATCGCCCTTAAAGAAGGAAATAAACGTTTCAACGAGCTGCAACGCGCTTTGGATATTTCGGCAAGAATGTTATCCAGGGAATTAAAAGACCTGGAACTTAATGGTTTTGTAGAACGCAAAGTCTATACCGATACTCCTGTAATTATAGAATACGAACTTACCGATTATAGTAATTCTTTATCTGATATTTTAGAAGCTTTAAGTTCCTGGGGTATTAAACATCGTAAAAAATTAATAGAAGAGCGATCTTAAAATTTTAGAAGCGACTTCGTAGCATGAAGCCTTTATTGGCACCGCCAAAGGGTTTAATACCCCGAGGCTTGCCTCGGAATTGAAATCTTGTATTTATCGAATGCCCCGTGGGCTTGCCCCGAGGTAGTTTACTAAACAAAAATTTTCATTTCCGGAAATCCCAA from Zunongwangia profunda SM-A87 harbors:
- the thiM gene encoding hydroxyethylthiazole kinase codes for the protein MENILWPHIQRLKTSVPLIHNITNYVVMNNTANALLAAGASPIMAHAQSEIEDMVNICQALVVNIGTLDEYWSTSMINAAKKANELSKPWVLDPVGAGATSYRNEIIAKLLELKPTIIRANASEIMALAKATNIATKGVDSTAESDEAIEAATSLQKEFGAVICISGETDIIIGKDQKLSLKNGNALMAKVTGMGCSASALTAAFAAILENKFEATVAAMALIGVCGEIAAKSSSGPGSLQLTLLDKLYNITEEEFRSHLKIGE
- a CDS encoding sugar phosphate isomerase/epimerase family protein, which gives rise to MTGLKNLCKAGVFFIVLTSFSMFGQRQFGGATLYTVRDEMATAPEETIDEVSEIGYLYIEAAGYSDGKFYGMTPKEFKKLLSKYHTKPLSSHQGGVTMENVDQMIKDVKKAGFKYFVIPVPPMGRFTFDPETQTMGMDDDLDFLVETFNTIGEKCKKAGLALLYHNHDFEFKENENGIVPIEYFLENTDPELVNFQMDLFWVTKAGADPVTYFKKYPGRFKLWHVKDMDEEGKFAPVGEGTIDFDRILKERKASGMKYYIVEQDMTFDLKPLEAIKISHDNLKDFGFDKVKYKK
- a CDS encoding DUF2652 domain-containing protein → MNRTTTRQLPFLINQNIYESKVVEGTIIIPDISGFSRFVETTDVATGKLVISKLLNAIIKSNVLDLQISEIEGDAVLFFKYGKRISAKDILHQFCLMKEVFNQEVNFLEEEFELNIDLSLKLIAHYGALAQYNIGKFEKLYGQTVIEAHHLLKNSVASNTYVLLTDALLDAEVNAELKNLNKFVENTICEVYDGIKKICYTFFDFENDLCKKCLA
- a CDS encoding winged helix-turn-helix transcriptional regulator → MYIWYTKVSNKLNVSDIQFVSLTRMKELLEKKACESKLGAIDDALYAIGGKWKLKIIIALKEGNKRFNELQRALDISARMLSRELKDLELNGFVERKVYTDTPVIIEYELTDYSNSLSDILEALSSWGIKHRKKLIEERS